CCTTTTAGAAAGAATTGTTTTATACGCTTTTGACAATATAGGAAATACTTTTTCGGCTAAAAATGTTTCTGATTTCTTAAAAAGTCAAGGAAGAAAATTGAGTAGAGAAACAGTGTATAATTATTTAAAAGCTTTAGAAAATGCCTATATACTTTCAAGAGTACAAAGATATGATATAAAAGGAAAGTCTATTCTTGAAACAATGGAGAAATTTTATCTAATGGATTTAGGATTTCGTCATACAAAACTTGGTTATAGGTCAAATGATATAGCAGGATATTTGGAAAATATTATTTATTTGGAACTTCTTAGAAGAAAATATACAGTAAATATAGGAAAATTACAAACAAAAGAGATTGACTTTATAGGTAGTTTCCAAGAAAAAAAATTATATGTTCAAGTAACTTATCTATTATCATCTCCAGAGACTATCGAAAGGGAGTTTTCTCCTTTAAAAAATATAGAGGATAACTATCCAAAATATGTACTGTCTATGGATAATTTAAAAGAGGATAATATAGAGGGAATAATAAGAAAAAAAATAATAGATTTTTTATTAGAGGAAAATTTATAAAAAAGAGGCTATTGCAAATAAAACGCAATAGCCTTTAGTATTAGTTTTTCTTTTCAAAAACAATCTCTATAGGAGAACCCTCAAATCCAAAAGATTCTCTTAATTTATTCTCTATATATCTAGCATAAGAGAAGTGCATAAGTTCTGGATAGTTACAGAATAAAACAAATCTTGGTGGTGCAGTACCGATTTGTGTAGCGTAGTTGATTTTTGTAACTCTTCCTTTTCTTGTTGGTGGTGGGTTCATAATAACTGCCTCATTGATAACAGTATTAAGAAGTCCAGTAGAAATAGTTCTTATATATTCTCCGTAGATTTGGTCAGCTATGCCGAAAAGATTTATAGTTCTTTGTCCAGTAAGAGCAGATATAAACTCAATAGGAGCATAAGAAAGGAATGGAAGTTCCGCAAGTAGAGCCTCTCTCATCTCTTTCATAGTATCTTTTGATTTTTCCACTAAGTCCCATTTATTTACAACTATAACTATAGGTTTTTTCTCTTCGTGAGCAATACCAGCTATTCTCTTATCTTGTTCAGTTAGCCCCTCTTTACCGTCAAATAATAGGAAACATACATCAGCTCTTTTTATAGCTTTTAAAGCTTTAAGAACAGAGTAATATTCTAGTGATTCTTCAACTTTAGATTTTCTTCTTATTCCAGCAGTGTCGATAAGTACATATTTATTATCTTGGAACATAACAGGAGTGTCGATAGCATCTCTAGTAGTTCCAGCTATATTACTTACGATAGCTCTATTTTTTCCACAAAGTTTATTTACTAAAGAAGATTTTCCAGCATTTGGTTTTCCAATGATAGCGATTTTTAAACCGTCTTCTTCCTCTTCTGGAAGTTCCACAGAGTTTATTTTTTCAACTACAAGGTCTAGCATATCCCCAA
Above is a window of Fusobacterium perfoetens DNA encoding:
- the der gene encoding ribosome biogenesis GTPase Der produces the protein MKPIVAIIGRPNVGKSTLFNKLVGDRVAIVDDQPGVTRDRLYRDTEWNGREFVLVDTGGLEPRNNDFMMTKIKEQAEVAVTEADVIIFVVDGKAGLTALDEEVAYYLRKKTKPVILCVNKIDNFMEQQDDLIDFWALGFEDLIGISGEHKINLGDMLDLVVEKINSVELPEEEEDGLKIAIIGKPNAGKSSLVNKLCGKNRAIVSNIAGTTRDAIDTPVMFQDNKYVLIDTAGIRRKSKVEESLEYYSVLKALKAIKRADVCFLLFDGKEGLTEQDKRIAGIAHEEKKPIVIVVNKWDLVEKSKDTMKEMREALLAELPFLSYAPIEFISALTGQRTINLFGIADQIYGEYIRTISTGLLNTVINEAVIMNPPPTRKGRVTKINYATQIGTAPPRFVLFCNYPELMHFSYARYIENKLRESFGFEGSPIEIVFEKKN